The Drosophila yakuba strain Tai18E2 chromosome X, Prin_Dyak_Tai18E2_2.1, whole genome shotgun sequence DNA segment ACATGCGCGCCAAGGCGGGCAGCGCCAGTGGCAGTTGCTTTTGGCGCACAGTCTCCGGCTCCGACCAGGCAGCGGCCATTTCCTGGTGGTCACCCAGATACTGCAACTCCTCGGTGCCCCAAGACCGACGTTCGCCCTTCCGCTGCTGTGATCCTGGATTTGTGCTGTTGCGCACTTGAACCGTCGGCGTCGACTGCTGCTCCTTGTTGCAGTTTTTGTTAATATCCGCCACGGATGCCGAGTTGTGCTTGCCACTGTTTGAGGAACCAGAGGCCGTCGACGACGATCCGCCCGAGGACGCATTGTTCGTGCCCTTCTTCTGGCGCATCATCTCCGTGGTAGCCGACTGGCGCTTCAGATCGTCCACCTCCATTTTCGAGCAGGTTCGCAGCTCCTCCAGCGAGTTGCTCTTCTTGAGCTTGTTTTGCTTCTTGCGCTCCTTCTTGCGCTGTCCAGCGGCGCTGTTCCCGCCACCGTTGACATCGTTTTCAATATACTTGACAAGCTGCTCGACAGGATCATTGCCCCTATAGCCGGCAACCGACTCCACATCCACAGTGGTCGTGTTACGTTCCTGCTGCGACTTCTTCTTCGCTTTCTGCTTGGTGGGCTGCTGCAGACCAATACCAATTCCCGAACCAGCCCCAGCCGTGCCGCCACCCGGTGTCTGTTGCAACTGGCTGTAGGATgcagccaccgccgccgctgccatGGCCGTGGTCGTGGTGTTGGTGCCCGTAGAGAGCAGCGTGGAGACGCTATTCTGACGGTGTGCGACAGAAGATGTGGCTGCACTGGATCCCACCGTGGTGGTTATTAGAGCTGTGAACTGGTTTCCATTGCCGTTACTACTGCTGGCGACTGCACTGGCTCCACTGGATGCACTGCTACCAAAGCCATCGCCCAATGCATTTCCGTTTTCGTCTAGCTGAcgctgaaataaaaaaaatggatgATGATGTAAACATGAGCCGAAGTCTAGGACTTTGTATTAGCAGTCGAAGAAGTGTCACAAGTTGCACTTATAGACTTGTAACAGTAACCCTTATATTAACTCACCGTTGTGGTCTTGCCACCCATCGGCGTAGCTGCCACAGATGCTGCGGCGGGGACCATGCGTCCAATCTTAGCAGGACGAAGATCGCTGGACAATGTGTCAGAGGAGGCACCGCAGTTGCTACCGGTagacgaggacgaggaggaggtcGAGGGCTTGCTGCCCTCCACGGCAGCTGGCGAACCAGCACCGCCGCCGTAAACTGAGGAGCACGCCGTGTAGTTGTCGTTGAGCGACACGTAGCCGGCCTCTACCTTGCGCTTCTCCTCCTCCAGGCCGAGACCAAATTGTCCGGTGAGGGCGGCCAGATATTGtgcctgctgctgcaactTCCTCCTGGCAGACAACTCCAGGACGGAAAAATGCAACCGGTCGTCGATTAGGAACTTTTTGCCGGCAGCGCTGTACCTGGTCTCCAATGGCTTGTCGTTGAGGGCATCAAGCAGTAACTTCACCGAGGGGTTCTGAGGGTCCAATTGCTGTACAGAAAATGAAGAGCGGGGGAATTAGCAATGTACAAAGCCACATCTTTCTCATGTGCTATGTGGAAAATGATCTAACCTCTCAAACCGCCCTTCGCTTTACCCACTTTAATGTACCAATACTTAACATCGCTTACCTCCAACATGAAGTCGTCTTGGACACCGCTGACGCCGACGGCGGCGCTGGCACCGACACCCGTCGCATCGTCCACGTCCAAGTCAAACTGGGTGCTAGCCTCCGGATCGCGTTCGCCCAAATGACTTGGCAGGCTGCTGCAACTGCCGGTGCTGCTGCGGTGGTGGTGCTTGTTACCAACCGATCCCGAAAACGAACCTCCTGCAGCTTCGGACGAAGGCTGAGCCTGTTGCTTGTGCTGCTTGGCTTCCATGGCAGCTGACGGGTCGAAGTTAACACTGCTGGGCAGGCTGCCCCCTTCGCGCTGCCGGCCCGAGACGTTTGAGTTCTTGATCTTTTTGGATGCGGAGGAGGTGGCGTTTTggttgtgctgctgctggcggcgATTGGGACGGCCACTCAGCTGGTAATCACAGTTGAAACGTTGGGTTGCTGCCGTTgtcgccgctgccgctgccgccgaGGTTGTTGCCAGTTCACTGCGGTGCGCCGCCTCGACGAGATCCTGCAGGGAGCCGCCCTGCTTGTGCCGCTGGCCGGGATCCGTGGACCGGTGATTGGTGGAGTTGTAGCTGCTGTTGTGGCctgcactgctgctgctcccgccGCTTGAGCCTGTTGCTGCACTGGGCGTTAGTGCGGATGGGTTGAGTGTGATGCAGGATTTGATGGCACGATAAGAGATCTCCTCGTCGTACTCAGCCTTTTTGAGCATTTGCTGCAGGGTTGTAGATGTAAATGAACTTTTATTGTACGCCTCAATGTGGTGCAGGCAAAGCcgatacatacacacatatgcatgtaCGCAGTATTGAAAACAGTTTACGGCCTAATTACagcaacatacatatgtatgtacatatatgtgtgtatatgaGCCCAAACTTACCAGAAATCGCGGGCTCTTGTTCTTCCTATCGCCTGGATTTCGATACCAGTAGGCCTCTTCTAGAAGTTTCTTTAATGATGCGTCGTCCAGATCATTAAAATCGCTATCTTCCCAAGTATCGTATTTTGTCTGCAAAGACGTGGGAAATATTCGGCAATTAGCTTTGCTTATTTTCCAGTTACCAACACGAatacaaatgtacatatgtagaaCATTAATCGACTTAAcctaaaaaaatcaaaagaaatcgCAGCTCCACTTATTCCAAACACATGCCCTCCCAAGTTTCTTATGCGTACTGCTGGAGTAGCGACCGCAGAGCAATTGAAGTATTAAATAGCACACGGTTCCAGTAAATAAACGATGTACATAcgtacacacatatgtatatggtgttgcacacgaacacacaaaaaaaaaaacaataattgaaataataacGGGAAAAGACGAGAAGCTTGTGTGGTTAATGCCGCGGTTGTCGCCAATGTTGTTGTTAGATAAACAAACGCTTTGCGGTTTTATCCGTTCCTTTTGCCCGAATCGGAGTCTGAATTTCAATAATTATCGTAAGCACTGGTCAAAAACCGACTGCAATCTGTGGAAATTGTAGAAATTGCAGTGAACTCGGCTCTCTCTCCTTTTGGTTTAAATTTCCTGCGTGCGAACAGTAGATCGGACCAAAAGTAACGGAACTATTTCGAAAGCCACAAAGCAAGTTGGCCAGAGCGAGATGACCGTATATTTGGTCTAATTCTTCATCTTCCAACCAACGCTAGTTTTTTCCAAATTCTACTTTGCCTTTAACTTCGTAAACGGTACTAAAGCTAAAATTCGCGTATATGTGCTCATTAGGGGGGTTCACTTTGtcgatacattttttcttttaaatacaATTCGCCTTTCGATAAAAGTGTGTTTGTATTGTTGTCTAGTCGCATATCATAGGGGATTTTGCtacattttctttgttaaAAAGATCATTTTCGAACCACGTTAATCTTTATATGTGGGCATTATAGCTCTATTCAACACTAGCCATTTATGGACAAGATATGATGGTCAAGATCTCCATAGTTTCAGCATCCCAGAACGCACTCAAATGAGAAATTTTGCGAATAACAAAACGATACCTTTTCTTAATAAAACAATATCTTAACAGGGTTTctgctaaaaaaaaagagctaTATTTTCACCTTAAGTTGAAACTCTGCCAGAACGCACTTacctttttcttcttctgtcGCTTGCCGACATTCTGATCGTCCTGGGTCTTGCCCTTGGCAGTGGCCCCGTACTGGAGAACTCTGCGGTTTGGCCGCGACAGTTCAGCGTTGGGCGAATCCTTCAGCATGGCAAAGACTTGCGAAAATGACGAATCTTCTGCTGCTGGAGAGCCTTTGGCAGCTGTGGTTACGACGTGGTTACCAGTGCTATGGCTATTACTAGGGGACGATGACTTTTTGGGGTCACTGCCTCTGCTGCTACTGCCGCTGGTGGCTACATGGTTGGCAGGCACTGCTGCCGCTCCTTGGCTAGCGTCGTCTTTGGCCTCGTCAAGCTGCGCGTCCACCTTGGCCACATGGTCCGACATCATGGTCATGAGCTGCTCCTGCGGAAATGGCGTCGGCGTTGTCTTGGTGGCGGTGGTCGTCGTGGTGCTCTCGCTCATCGTGCCAGCGGCAATCGAGACGATAGGCGTATCTGGTATGATCGTCGGCAGTTTGGCAGCTGCTCCACCAGATCCCACACGATCCGCCGGTGTGTCCGATGATGACGGCGTTTGTTCATTGTTCATCTTCTTTCCTTTGGTGGCACGCAAcgaacgaaaacaaatgccaTTCGAATTCCTCGAATCTGTTGAGGAAGTTTGTTTTAGTAAACGGGTATATCGCGAGTTCCTATCCACAACTTACAAACTGTTTCTTCTCTTCGCGATTTTTCTAAGTAGCCCAGCTGCCCAGCCTCCTTGTGGTCGCCACCGCGACTGTAACTACTCTTCCGGCTATGCCGCCGATTCCTACCGCTTTCTCCTGACTTCCAGACGCTGTGAACAACTGGGGGAGCCCACCTATTGCTTATCACTCGGGACTCCTGCTGCACTTGACAGGCCTGTCGTCAGTAGTTATCCTCCGGCTCAAACTTCTGTCCGCGGCATTTATGCAGGTTCCTGGGCAAGGGGATTCCGATTACTCGCCAGCAAAGCGGAATACGGAAATGTATGCGCCCGGATCTCTGCAATTGATTGGGAAATGGGGATGAAGGTGAGACTAAAACTGGGACTGAGACATTGGCCCACTGACTGTGTGTTTTGGaccatttgtttttgttgtcgttAAGCGGACAAGCGTCCGCggggttgtgggtggtggcagGTGCGTCTTTTTAGTCTTTGGCGACCCTTTGCGGCCCACTGACttcaaatttcttttaaaagcACTGATCGTTTtccatatttctttttttttttttttttttttgggctgtCAAACAGTGTTGCCAACTGCCCTGCATGTCAGGGTTGTCAAATGCTGTTTATTGTTTCGGTGCAATCCGTTGACGTTGGTAAATCTGCTTTTGCTCTAGCTTCCATCTAATAATCAACAGAAGATTGTATACCCATTTACAAACTAATTGTTATAATCAAGGAGGCTATTTAGGAAAATGCGCATCCAGTTGGCAGCCCTGCGGCTGTTGTCAGTGGCAACACTAGCGCAAAACACGTCATTTTGCCACAGCTTTTTTAACAATTCCCCGCTCAGCACGTTAGCATTTGGCCACTGCGGCACACTTGCCCTGCACTTGTAGTCACAATTACCCAGTAACTGAAGTTTTCCGTTGATCACAGTAgttatttattgataaataCGGCAGTCGATGACAGCTGTATAACTTTCTGCACACTCACACGAGCACACACGAAtgcacgcacgcacacatacacacacacacacacgggcaCAGGTATGCGCCTGTGTACATTTCTCTGACCTTCTCagcgtttttcttttttggtttggcAACTGAAAAGAAGGGAGCACATAGCCGCGCACTCAAATTATATCAACTGCAACAGAGTCGAACGGTTGGGTTTTTTTTACAGCTGTCTGTAAGCGGGCGAAATTGTTTAATCGCAAAGTAGGCACATGAAAAAAAATACCGAACCCGTACCGAAGAACTCTTTGGAATTGTTGTTGTATTATGCAGCACTTTGAAAAGGCGACGCGACGCT contains these protein-coding regions:
- the LOC6524263 gene encoding pneumococcal serine-rich repeat protein isoform X1, whose protein sequence is MNNEQTPSSSDTPADRVGSGGAAAKLPTIIPDTPIVSIAAGTMSESTTTTTATKTTPTPFPQEQLMTMMSDHVAKVDAQLDEAKDDASQGAAAVPANHVATSGSSSRGSDPKKSSSPSNSHSTGNHVVTTAAKGSPAAEDSSFSQVFAMLKDSPNAELSRPNRRVLQYGATAKGKTQDDQNVGKRQKKKKTKYDTWEDSDFNDLDDASLKKLLEEAYWYRNPGDRKNKSPRFLQMLKKAEYDEEISYRAIKSCITLNPSALTPSAATGSSGGSSSSAGHNSSYNSTNHRSTDPGQRHKQGGSLQDLVEAAHRSELATTSAAAAAATTAATQRFNCDYQLSGRPNRRQQQHNQNATSSASKKIKNSNVSGRQREGGSLPSSVNFDPSAAMEAKQHKQQAQPSSEAAGGSFSGSVGNKHHHRSSTGSCSSLPSHLGERDPEASTQFDLDVDDATGVGASAAVGVSGVQDDFMLEQLDPQNPSVKLLLDALNDKPLETRYSAAGKKFLIDDRLHFSVLELSARRKLQQQAQYLAALTGQFGLGLEEEKRKVEAGYVSLNDNYTACSSVYGGGAGSPAAVEGSKPSTSSSSSSTGSNCGASSDTLSSDLRPAKIGRMVPAAASVAATPMGGKTTTRQLDENGNALGDGFGSSASSGASAVASSSNGNGNQFTALITTTVGSSAATSSVAHRQNSVSTLLSTGTNTTTTAMAAAAVAASYSQLQQTPGGGTAGAGSGIGIGLQQPTKQKAKKKSQQERNTTTVDVESVAGYRGNDPVEQLVKYIENDVNGGGNSAAGQRKKERKKQNKLKKSNSLEELRTCSKMEVDDLKRQSATTEMMRQKKGTNNASSGGSSSTASGSSNSGKHNSASVADINKNCNKEQQSTPTVQVRNSTNPGSQQRKGERRSWGTEELQYLGDHQEMAAAWSEPETVRQKQLPLALPALARMSELDALNTVLSETAEFHVVTKKKKPKKQRAVTMDDAAVAAAAGTGGNLQRMQQITKSASSNIMSQRMHYYTPYNSNNGGGNANYKQQHQQGQQYQEHYQAQQGQHHHHHHHHHHHHHHHSGSAVSNQVDSSRRKSTSSMPPSEKSDSSDLDSVHSLPIQTGKKKSLGGGNNKQRAAQAASQRQAKQNNNSAAPISYADIARNKKEALNNATASDTELELGDKIQSKCGGKSKSRPDFPELPGAVTTGAASGGAVNQAAVVSNQTSPPSSSSSISYSQSLNATPPSSSSDAESTNSPELLAQVQIPNYSMATPTLTSSTISSVSSSAASTSFTSCSLPALQKSKSVEHDTSYSCNSSNLDQQYPALERTVKRHSTNNVSVAVAASTSTSASSSLYNFAAAAKQQLAENAYAAISPPAAVTTTSTAVAVSAPVPASAPAPAAVTVPCYSSSSTQGSTQSLSSTASSAIVLSSDKAKVKPKELSPSSSFSKKPTKPSQDTPSISLSISTTPKATTSTSTTTTQKTTAATQTEGAKKLISGIHKLPSNNCIAKGAGAVLEASAGRRAVIILNDDREAGRSNNEFIFGDFNEDELKLFDDNLDDDEEDQHKQSSNKKQQTEAESDVGQDDTEDVDQELDKELECLGRRPEKKQERQQDVSASSDQHLNDSGAASDAVNSSASLDMLSISAEAAQSSPNAGPTASSSSAASLINSSTPSGASSASASTSTSSSSVSISSSSGGNGAACLASVSGMLGGVANQSGDSGIYAAANTSIKEHVNTFLSKASSSEETLPSPHSISMQQLETCNDIEAAIIAAARAAAAARSTSCSRSNSQEQETAHSQVKTKATPNPEAKVVLPVFMTYNDDDEEDDESLQELSFMADLKADAVPEDISVLPPPPSRPAMMTNTELIVDYIAKTWNAIANSKYVTYYNELEQET